In Ursus arctos isolate Adak ecotype North America unplaced genomic scaffold, UrsArc2.0 scaffold_10, whole genome shotgun sequence, the DNA window GAATGAGCCACTAGACAATTTTGCAAATGTTTCTGACTTCCCCGATTATGCAGCGCAGTTCGGAAATTGCACTGATGAAAAAGTCCCACTCAAGAGGCACTACCTCCCTGTTATTTATAGCGTCATCTTCCTGGTGGGCTTTCCAGGGAATGCAGTAGCAATTTCCacttacattttcaaaatgcGGCCCTGGAAAGGCAGCACCGTCATCATGCTGAACCTGGCCTGCACGGACCTGCTGTATCTGACCAGCTTCCCTTTCCTGATTCACTACTACGCCAGCGGCGAAAACTGGGTCTTTGGGGATTTCATGTGCAAGTTTATCCGCTTCGGCTTCCATTTCAACCTATATAGCAGCATCCTCTTCCTCACCTGCTTTAGCGTTTTCCGATACTTCGTGATCATTCACCCCATGAGCTGCTTTTCCATTCACAAAACTCGATGGGCCGTGGTGGCCTGCGCTATGGTGTGGATCGTTTCACTGGTGGCCGTCATTCCCATGACCTTCCTGATCACGTCAACCACCGGGACCAACAGATCCGCCTGCCTTGACCTCACCAGTTCGGATGAGCTCACCGCCATCAAATGGTACAATCTAATTTTGACGGCCATTACGTTCTGCCTTCCCCTGGTGATAGTGACTCTTTGCTATACGATGATCATCTACACCCTAACGCAAGGACCTCACAATCACAGCGGCCTGAAGCAGAAAGCTAGAAGGCTAACCATTCTGCTACTCCTTGTGTTTTACATATGCTTTTTACCCTTCCACATCTTGAGGGTCATCCGGATCGAATCTCGCCTGCTTTCCATCAGCTGCTCTGTCGAGA includes these proteins:
- the OXGR1 gene encoding 2-oxoglutarate receptor 1: MNEPLDNFANVSDFPDYAAQFGNCTDEKVPLKRHYLPVIYSVIFLVGFPGNAVAISTYIFKMRPWKGSTVIMLNLACTDLLYLTSFPFLIHYYASGENWVFGDFMCKFIRFGFHFNLYSSILFLTCFSVFRYFVIIHPMSCFSIHKTRWAVVACAMVWIVSLVAVIPMTFLITSTTGTNRSACLDLTSSDELTAIKWYNLILTAITFCLPLVIVTLCYTMIIYTLTQGPHNHSGLKQKARRLTILLLLVFYICFLPFHILRVIRIESRLLSISCSVENQIHEAYIVSRPLAALNTFGNLLLYVVVSDNFQQAICSMVRCKASGDPEQAKNISSSNNP